Within the Mugil cephalus isolate CIBA_MC_2020 chromosome 1, CIBA_Mcephalus_1.1, whole genome shotgun sequence genome, the region AAACCAGTGATTTGCTAAAATTAGTTCGCACctgtaaaaaatgtttgtttggcCATGTCTCAGTCAGCTGCATGCAAACACTTTGCAGAGATATTCGGTCATTTTAGCACCAGTTAGAAGCAAAAACATTGGTTCCAAAAATGACAGCTTTAAAGACCTGAAACTCATCAATggataaatcataaataaattgatGTGATTAACTTGAAGAATACAACAAGAGGGAAATATCTGACAAATCTGAGCTTGTGTTGCCTGTTAGCCTGTCATTTCCGTATAAGAGGTGttggttttaaatgtatttgtgacATTCCTGTTATGTTAATTGCTCTTGAGTCAACGTGGGGTTCATGAATGGTTGCGCTGGTTAGGCTTTATGAACGTACTCCAGTTTAAACCAAACATCACTGAAGTACTTCCAGCCCTAATGTCCTCTCACCAGAGCCCACAGTATAAACTCTGAACACGACGAACTGTTTTCACTTGAACTAATGTTAACAAACACGCTCCCTGCACTGCAGCAGtttgttacataaatgcattaGATAGCACAAAGAGTATTTACATTTCGTCAGATAAGCAAGCCGTTGAGCCGTCCAgacttttattcaaatgaacagTCAAGGAAATTAACTATTTTTATAACTTGATGATCTGGACtataataaaaaacagctttgtTTAAAATGGACCGACTGGTTTGGTCTCATTTACCTAAGTCATAATTTTAGTCATCAGAGCCTCAGTTTCCTGGTTGTCTGGTTTTAGGGCTCTCGTGGCAGAAATGTCACAATTAAACTTTGCAGCTGGTTTCAACCCATGTTATGTTCATTAGAGTGGAAATCTGCTTGAGAAGGAAATGAAGCAAACAGTATTACCAGAAACATCTATTTACAAAGACATCTGCCCAATGGTTTGCAAGCCAGACCAGCACAGaccagcagatcctttaagtcctgcatCAGAGTCATTCCCACATGCAGTCAGACCTGCACACCTTCATCCGACAAAACATCAGCGGTGCAGGCGGGGTGCGGAGGTCTCGAACTAGTTCCCACAGgtagagaggagacagagaggcgCTGGTCTCCTTGGCGACTGGGCTGAGGGAGTTTGGTGATGCTGAGGTACTCGTGGCCACATTCAGACAAGACATGAATGTTTAAATACAAAGGCAACCGCGCCCTGATATCATGTGGCTCTGAGCATAGCTGAGGAACCACAACCCTGGTGACGTCTCTCCTCACTGATGCTGAAGGTGTGTGTCTGACTACGAGCCAAGTGAAATCTCAACCTGTATCCTTCAGCCGGACCTCTGCCGACCAAATAATCAGTGGCTACGACGCTGATGGCTCTCCCTCGTCTAGCAGCCCTCACAACGATCAGCGAACACCGAAACCTCCAGCACATTTATTGAGTTCAGTATCCTTCTACCTAAACCCTGGTgcttttatgtgtatttatacatGCACGGTATTCgtttgtgtgttctttgtgttaAAAGGTTTGTATGGGCATAAGTGTATTATTTTACAACGTAATAAAGCAGTTTAAAATCTTTAGTTTGAAACACATAAGCTTAAAATGGGTGTAaagagtaaataacatttgtttgttttcagttttgtattttaaaatgtaattgtgGTAAATCATCTGCGTCTTCCAGCGTAATAAGggttagagtcagggttagggACAGGGTTATGGTTAGGGCCATGGTTCGTTGTgaattgtgtgtctgtttctgatCTTCGGTGTTCACTTGTTTTGTAGATTGCCTATTGGCTTCTCCCACAATGGCTGGTAACAACACAACCCAGGAGTCGCTGATAACGTGTGTTCATACTGACGACGCGTTCAAGTACATCGCCTACATCGTCACCTACCTGCTCGTCTTTCCCATGGCCTTTTTCGGCAACTTCGGAGCTCTTGTCGTCTTTTTCATGCAGAGGAAGCGCAGGTTTGGACatgttaacacacaaacagtcataTCTATGTGTGGAAGAgatcttcttctcctcacacTTTTATCTTTAGGGCTTCACGGcagaaacatgtaaacatgcatCTCCATTATTCTGAGCTCCGTCTTTTCACCCCTTTCACTAAACATCAGACCACACCAACGGCTACGCTAATCTTTGTGACGTCTTTCAGTCAGAGCAACATGTTCAGGCTTTTCCACAGAAACTAAAATACAAACTTTATTTAGACATCTGCTACATCACCAAAGATGAGATTGGACCTAGCTACGGGAATTTCAGCCCATTCAGACACAAGATCACTTCTTCAAATCTTCAATTCTGAAGGTGTTTGATGGAGCTGACGGTGGTCAAGTTCTACCACCACATCAAGCCGTGCCTTTCTGAACAGTGGCCTCTTATCCGAAACATAAAGAATCTAAAAATGTATCTCATTCCATTTCCTTGTCGTGTCTTTGTTTGAAATGGGTGTGCACATTTACCTGGTGTTGTAGACAGAAGAAAGTGagacaaacatgtttacaggtATTTGTGTTGCCGTTTGAACTTTCTAATGTAACATGttgttctcaactggtctgatTCTTACTGACACCTATTATCTGGGTGGTGCCGTCTGAGAAATGGATTGAAGAAGAACCAGTTGACTGTGGTTATGTATATCTGGGCCACAAATAATTATTAGTTTCACTACTGAAGAAGAATGTCACACAGCAACTTTGATTATTCAAAGGGACTTCCAGAAACTTTCCCTACGGGACGAACGGACCCAGGTTTAATTTAATCTGCAGAAAAATACTCTAAATTCAAAGATTTGATTGGAGCCATGTGGCCGAACTGACGCTGAACTGCTGCCCGCGGATTATTTTACGAGCCTCATTTGTTTAGCATGCGGAATTCAAATCAGGCTCTATGCAAACTTCACTTCACAAGACAACGTCAAAACAACTGTGGACATGTGTGCAGGCGTGTCCACACTAAAAGAAACGTTCTGCTGAGTTCCAAGCTCGAACAAAACCTTTCTTACTTTCaatttttaatgttaaattaatttgttttattttttaaattaaatgtcattaatcccgtctcctcctcccgAAGCTCTGCCTCCTCCGTGGTCATGATAAACCTTGCCATATCAGACGGTggcttctccctctccctccccctgcGGCTGGCTTATTACTTTAGGGATGGGATGTGGCCTTTTCCTGACTGGGTTTGCCGACTGTGCGTCTACGGCTTCTACGTCAACCTGTACACCaggtaacacacaaacacacatatttccTTCACTTCATAGGACATCACACTTTCTAGCAACGGTCTCACCTTTAAGATAACATTTTAGGATAAAGTGTGGGGTCCCcataataaaataactaaatagaATGTGTGTAGTACATCAGCCCACCTGTTATGGTTCATATATTGtatgatttatgtgtttatctAATGAAGACACCACATCAACAACATGAGTAATACAAAGAAGGTAATtgttccttcattccttcctcagcatcctcttcctcactctCCTGAGCGTGCTCCGCTGGATGGCCGTGAACAAACCCCTCATCCACAGGAAACATGCCACGTCCAATCGCGCCTTATTGGCCTGTCTGGGAATCTGGCTGTTTGTGTTCGCGTCCTCCGCCCCCTTCCTGTTCGACGGGATCTCATACAGGTGGAAGATCTTTACTCTTCTGGaataactgatttattttactcattttaacttttaactttctgACAAacatccttttattttattatttcataacTTTATTTCTcgcggtggttagcactgacggCTCACAGGGTTCGaatgcatgttctccctgtgtctgcgtgggttctctccgggttctctggcttcctcccaccgtccaaagacatgcttgttaggttcactggtgattctaaattgaccgtagatgtgagatagactggagacgtATCCGGGGTGGACCCCGTCtctgcccaatgacagctggaaaTGAGAACTTTATTTCTTACTCCATAAAACCTACAAATGTAGTTATAATAATCTACTGTTTTCAACCAGCCTCGGCGGAGTGAGTGAGACCAGTTGTTTTGATTTCATGCCTCCATCAGGACAAATTGCCAGTTTTTGACTGGTTCatatgtttgtttctctctcaggaATGGACAACCTCGTTGCTTCGAGCCGTCCAACCCGACCTCTTGGACTCGGGTCTTGATCCTGAACTACGTGGCGGTGCTTTTCGGCTTCATGTTTCCTTTCCTCACCATCGTCACCTGCTACAGTCGACTCGTCAAGCAACTGACGTCCCCCTCCGACTTCCAGGCCGGCAATAAAGTCAACAAACATCGCAGCCAGACCCGAGCCCGCTCGGTGCACCTGGTCGCCATGGTGACGGCGACCTTCTTGCTCTGCTTTCTGCCC harbors:
- the cysltr3 gene encoding cysteinyl leukotriene receptor 2 encodes the protein MNDCLLASPTMAGNNTTQESLITCVHTDDAFKYIAYIVTYLLVFPMAFFGNFGALVVFFMQRKRSSASSVVMINLAISDGGFSLSLPLRLAYYFRDGMWPFPDWVCRLCVYGFYVNLYTSILFLTLLSVLRWMAVNKPLIHRKHATSNRALLACLGIWLFVFASSAPFLFDGISYRNGQPRCFEPSNPTSWTRVLILNYVAVLFGFMFPFLTIVTCYSRLVKQLTSPSDFQAGNKVNKHRSQTRARSVHLVAMVTATFLLCFLPYHVIRSLHLHAMCSGWKCSITRQLQRAVVVTLCLAASNSMINPLLYYYSTRTFRAKMKDARSSFRSSRGNSFRSGRMRKRSSTMQGDSQQLPSC